From the Agromyces laixinhei genome, the window GCCCGTAGGCTTCGAGCTTCTCGAGGGCGCTGGCGAGCGCGTCGGGGTGCCTGGTGGTCATCGCGCCCGTGGCATCCGCGAGGTATTCACGCTGGCGAGAGACGGCGAGTTGCACGAGGCTCGCGACGAGCGGGGCGATGAGCATCGCGACGAGACCGAAGATCATGACGATCGGGTTGCCGTTGTTGTTGCCGCGACCGAAGAACGCCATGCGCACGAGCATGTCGGAGATGAAGCCGACGGCGACGACGAGGCCGAACACGATCATCGAGAGCCGGATGTCGTAGTTGCGCACGTGGCCGAGCTCGTGGGCCATGACGCCCTCGAGCTCGGCGTCGTCCATGATCTCGAGGAGGCCGGTCGTCGCTGCGACCACCGCGTGCTCGGGGTCACGGCCGGTCGCGAAGGCGTTGGGCGCGGGGTCTGAGATGACGAACACGCGCGGCATCGGGGTGCCGGTCGT encodes:
- a CDS encoding M48 family metalloprotease translates to MYRAIAKNKRNTVFIILFFLAIIGGLGWLAAAIYQNITIVIVTVVIASAYALFQYFTADRQALSMSGAVELHSKADHPRLWRTVENLSITTGTPMPRVFVISDPAPNAFATGRDPEHAVVAATTGLLEIMDDAELEGVMAHELGHVRNYDIRLSMIVFGLVVAVGFISDMLVRMAFFGRGNNNGNPIVMIFGLVAMLIAPLVASLVQLAVSRQREYLADATGAMTTRHPDALASALEKLEAYGRPMKRQNSSMAHLWIADPLKPGVMDKLFATHPPIAERIKRLEQMGGAF